GGCAGTGATCAACACCAGCCCTTCGATCCCCGAACAACTGTCGGCCACCATAACCTGAAACTCTGGCGTGCCGATCACATAGGTCGCGGGATCAACGACCACCTCCTCGACAAAGAGGCGCAACAAGAGAAAGACCGCAATGAATGTCACATCCGTGACAGCCTGCACGCTCCAGAGTGGCCCCGCCAAAACCACAGCCCCCGGAAGAGCGGCGGCAAAAACCACCATCGCCAAAAGGGACAGACTGCGCCCCTGTAACCAACTCAACCATGCCGCGGGCCGCATCAGCCACAGCAGACCACCCAAGGCCGCCATCAGCGCGCCCAAGGCCGCCAGAGGGAAAACAGACTGAAATTCTGCGCTGAGCGCGTCAGGCGCGATCACGATCAGCGGCGTGAGCATGGCCAGAATGCCAAGGCCATGTATCAGGGCCCATCTTAACCCGCCCGGCGCACGGCTTGCCGCCATGCCGAAATCGGCGCGCGCGACGGGGCGCGCCCAGAGGTATATCCCAACCAACGACCCCGCACAAAGCAGCCAAAGCGCCACAAACCGCAATCCGCGACAGGCAGCTTCGATCCCGGTGGCGCGACATTCTAGGTCGCTCAACACCTGATACCCAAGCACAAGCACCACCATCTCGGCGACAAACAGTCCGCCAAGGGATAGAGCCCGCCCATGCGGGGTAAGTTTGCCAGTGTCCTCACTCATCCGTCTTGCGCTAACTCAAGAGCGCCGCCGCAATATGGCAAGCCTGAGGCGATTTGTGGAAAACCGTCAGAGGCCAAGTTTGTCGCGCATAAAGGCCAGGGCCACTGACAGCCCGTCAGGGGCAATTCCGTGGCCTGTACCCTTCATGATATGGGCATAGACATCCTGCCAGCCTGCCCCCTGCAAGGCCTCCGCCGCCTGCGGCAGCGACTGTACCGTCACCACCTCATCGGCATCGCCATGCACCAGCAGAACGGGCGGGCGGCTCTGCGTCTCATCTTCCAACAAGTCCGGCGAAAGAAGCCGCCCGGAAAAGGCCACGACGCCAGCCAGTGCTTCTTCGCGCCGGGGTGCCACATGCAACGCCATCATTGACCCTTGGGAAAAGCCAAAGAGCACCACCTGTTCAGGCAAAAGATCCTCATCCACCATCAGCGCATCAAGAAAGGCATTCAAATCCGCCGAGGCCGTCATCAAGCCCCGGTGCGCTTCTTCCTCGCTTGATCCGTCGATCCACGGGATAGGAAACCATTGCAGACCAAAGGGCATCCCCGGAATGCTCTCCGGCGCATCGGGCGCGACAAAGAGCGTATCTGGCAAGTGTTCCGCCAACGGGTCTGCCAGCCCCAGCAAATCCGCGCCATTGGCCCCGTATCCATGCAGAAAGACGACAGCCGAACGTGTCTCACCCGAAAGAGGCGCCTTGCGGCCTGCTTGCAATACCCGTGTCATCTGATCCCTTCCCTGTC
The nucleotide sequence above comes from Roseovarius mucosus. Encoded proteins:
- a CDS encoding alpha/beta hydrolase, which codes for MTRVLQAGRKAPLSGETRSAVVFLHGYGANGADLLGLADPLAEHLPDTLFVAPDAPESIPGMPFGLQWFPIPWIDGSSEEEAHRGLMTASADLNAFLDALMVDEDLLPEQVVLFGFSQGSMMALHVAPRREEALAGVVAFSGRLLSPDLLEDETQSRPPVLLVHGDADEVVTVQSLPQAAEALQGAGWQDVYAHIMKGTGHGIAPDGLSVALAFMRDKLGL